The Vibrio splendidus genome has a window encoding:
- the secF gene encoding protein translocase subunit SecF, with the protein MSTSKMTISNSNISDRYFSNSNMTRLRKVMSVISIVLFMSSVMLVAVKGFNWGLDFTGGVVAEVQLSDQVTKDALKTKLDTAFQQDVQVVGMAEQDRWTIRYSQLTDAPQPNLVDALSSVSDQVKVLNSSVVGPQVGQDMVDQGGLAVLVCFLMIMLYLSVRFEWRLALGALAAIIYDVTLILGLFAFTQFEFNLTVLAAVLAILGYSLNDSIIIADRVREMLRGNPNGDTDNLLNESVKATFSRTMVTSGTTLITVSALWLLGGAALQGFAIALVVGIVSGTWSSVSVGITLPKLLGLQPCHYQVKAPVEVEGEYL; encoded by the coding sequence AGCAATATTTCAGACCGCTATTTTTCAAATAGCAATATGACTCGCCTTCGTAAGGTGATGTCTGTGATTTCTATTGTGCTGTTCATGAGCTCTGTGATGCTGGTGGCAGTGAAAGGTTTTAACTGGGGTTTGGACTTTACTGGCGGTGTGGTTGCCGAGGTTCAACTCTCTGATCAAGTAACCAAAGATGCGTTAAAAACCAAGCTCGATACGGCTTTTCAACAAGACGTTCAAGTGGTTGGTATGGCAGAGCAGGATCGCTGGACGATTCGTTACAGCCAACTGACAGACGCTCCACAGCCAAACTTAGTGGATGCTTTGTCTTCTGTAAGTGACCAAGTAAAAGTGCTGAACAGCAGCGTGGTTGGCCCTCAGGTGGGTCAAGACATGGTTGATCAAGGTGGCTTGGCGGTATTGGTGTGTTTCTTGATGATCATGCTGTACCTGAGTGTGCGATTTGAATGGCGTTTGGCTCTGGGTGCGCTTGCCGCGATCATCTATGACGTGACGCTTATCTTGGGTCTGTTCGCTTTTACTCAGTTTGAGTTCAACCTGACCGTATTGGCGGCCGTGCTAGCGATTCTCGGTTACTCATTGAATGACTCGATCATCATCGCCGACCGTGTACGCGAAATGCTGCGCGGCAATCCAAACGGTGATACTGATAACCTGCTTAACGAATCGGTTAAAGCGACCTTCTCACGCACCATGGTGACTTCAGGAACAACGCTAATCACCGTATCAGCGCTTTGGCTACTGGGTGGCGCTGCGCTGCAAGGTTTCGCTATTGCACTGGTTGTAGGTATTGTCAGCGGTACGTGGTCTTCAGTGTCTGTCGGCATCACACTGCCTAAGTTACTTGGCTTACAGCCTTGTCACTACCAAGTGAAAGCGCCAGTAGAAGTTGAGGGTGAGTACCTTTAG